Proteins encoded in a region of the Paenibacillus sp. W2I17 genome:
- a CDS encoding response regulator transcription factor, which translates to MRYTVLIADDEPEIVELLQLYLEKDYTIKTAVNGAEALQCIRSTQIDLVILDIMMPVMDGLQLIKQIRATYHMPVLFLSAKSQDHDKILGLGLGADDYIAKPFNPLEIVARVEALLRRVNQFDAAEIPEAKEQNLVLGELTLDRSQCILFRSGNPVTLTSTEYKIMELLLDQPGRVFTRKKIYEAVWGDYYAHEDSTIMVHISNIREKIERDSRQPEYLKTIRGLGYKIEAPMES; encoded by the coding sequence ATGAGATACACCGTATTAATTGCAGATGACGAACCAGAGATTGTTGAACTGCTTCAACTATATCTGGAGAAGGACTATACCATTAAAACTGCGGTGAATGGAGCCGAGGCATTACAATGCATACGTTCAACACAGATCGATCTGGTCATACTGGACATCATGATGCCTGTAATGGATGGATTGCAGTTGATCAAACAGATCAGAGCCACATATCACATGCCTGTACTGTTCCTATCCGCTAAAAGTCAGGATCACGATAAAATCCTTGGACTGGGACTTGGGGCAGACGATTATATTGCGAAGCCATTCAACCCGCTTGAGATTGTCGCCAGGGTTGAGGCCTTGCTCAGAAGAGTTAATCAATTTGATGCAGCGGAGATCCCCGAAGCGAAAGAACAGAATCTGGTATTAGGTGAGCTGACGCTGGATCGATCCCAATGTATCCTTTTTCGTTCAGGAAATCCTGTAACATTGACCTCTACAGAGTATAAAATTATGGAATTGTTGCTTGATCAACCTGGCCGAGTGTTCACCCGTAAAAAAATATACGAAGCGGTCTGGGGCGATTATTATGCGCACGAGGACAGCACGATTATGGTACATATCAGCAACATTCGGGAGAAGATCGAGCGTGACTCCAGACAACCGGAATATCTCAAAACGATAAGGGGACTGGGATACAAAATTGAAGCGCCCATGGAAAGCTAG
- a CDS encoding response regulator transcription factor: protein MYTIMIIEDDPKIAGLLKSHIERYGDRAVLVDDFEMIVQQFEQVQPHVVLLDINLPSYDGFYWCRQIRTLSTCPILFISARSGKMDQVMALENGADDYITKPFEHEIVIAKIRSQLRRVYGDYAARDEERKVELDGLVVYLERLEIQLGDRKVQLTKKETILLETLLRRSPKLVSRETILEKLWDDSFVDDNTLSVNVTRVRKRLAELGITDALETVRGSGYRLNNTWKASSPS from the coding sequence ATGTATACCATTATGATAATAGAGGACGATCCCAAGATTGCGGGATTATTGAAATCACATATTGAACGCTACGGGGACCGGGCCGTACTGGTCGATGATTTTGAGATGATTGTACAACAGTTTGAGCAGGTACAGCCACATGTGGTACTTCTGGATATCAACTTGCCGAGTTACGATGGTTTCTATTGGTGCCGCCAGATTCGTACGCTGTCTACATGCCCCATTTTGTTTATCTCCGCACGGAGTGGGAAGATGGATCAGGTCATGGCACTGGAGAACGGGGCGGATGATTATATCACGAAGCCATTTGAGCATGAGATTGTGATAGCGAAAATTCGAAGTCAGCTGCGCCGGGTATATGGGGACTATGCTGCACGTGACGAAGAACGCAAGGTGGAACTGGACGGCTTGGTCGTGTACTTGGAAAGACTGGAGATTCAGCTTGGTGATCGCAAAGTACAGCTGACGAAGAAGGAAACGATTCTGCTGGAAACGTTACTCCGCCGCAGTCCCAAGCTGGTGAGCAGAGAGACAATCTTGGAGAAGCTGTGGGATGACTCTTTTGTGGATGACAATACACTCAGCGTAAACGTTACTCGGGTGCGTAAACGATTAGCCGAACTTGGTATTACGGATGCACTGGAAACGGTCAGAGGTTCGGGTTACCGATTGAACAATACCTGGAAGGCCTCTTCACCATCATGA
- a CDS encoding ABC transporter ATP-binding protein, whose amino-acid sequence MEICSVKQISKIYKGIVSYEALSGIDLSIQEGEFVGIMGPSGSGKTTLLNMISTIDHPTSGELRIAGKNPFELNQDELALFRRKELGFVFQSFNLLNTLTVKENIVLPLTLDGVSLAEMNTRVEQLASKLGIEGILNKRTYEISGGQAQRTAIARALIHSPKLILADEPTGNLDSKAARDVMEILETRNQEDQATMLLVTHDAVAASYCSRVVFIKDGKLYNEIHYGDNRAAFYQKIINVLSLMGGSGHEFSPVRH is encoded by the coding sequence ATGGAGATTTGTTCTGTGAAACAGATCAGTAAAATCTACAAAGGCATCGTATCTTATGAAGCGTTATCAGGTATTGACCTCAGTATTCAGGAAGGTGAGTTTGTTGGCATCATGGGACCATCGGGTAGTGGCAAAACAACACTGCTGAACATGATCTCAACCATTGATCATCCAACATCAGGCGAACTGCGGATTGCAGGGAAGAATCCGTTTGAATTGAATCAGGACGAACTCGCGCTGTTCCGGCGCAAAGAGCTTGGATTTGTTTTTCAATCGTTCAATCTGTTAAATACCCTGACAGTCAAGGAAAACATTGTGCTGCCACTGACTCTTGACGGTGTTTCGCTAGCAGAGATGAACACACGTGTCGAACAGCTGGCAAGCAAGCTGGGGATCGAGGGTATTCTGAACAAACGGACATATGAGATATCAGGAGGACAGGCACAGCGTACGGCCATTGCCAGAGCGCTTATCCATTCCCCGAAGCTGATTCTGGCCGATGAGCCAACAGGCAACCTGGATTCGAAGGCGGCAAGAGATGTCATGGAGATTCTCGAAACTCGCAATCAGGAGGATCAGGCTACGATGCTGCTGGTCACTCATGATGCAGTAGCTGCAAGTTATTGCAGTCGGGTTGTCTTTATCAAGGATGGCAAACTGTATAATGAAATTCACTACGGCGATAATCGCGCAGCCTTTTACCAGAAGATTATTAATGTATTATCCCTAATGGGAGGTTCAGGACATGAATTTTCGCCAGTTCGCCATTAA
- a CDS encoding ABC transporter permease, translated as MNFRQFAINNVVRNKRIYLAHFLSSTFSVMIFFTYALLLFHPDLKAGLKGSSGTVTLLANQGFVIAEIIIFIFSFLFLLYSVGSFLKTRKKEFGIFLIIGMTRKQMNRLLFMENMCIGLASIITGIGLGIIFGKLILLICGSMLAVENSLRFYFPLKSIALTAGAFLLLFVVIAMSSSLLIRKGTLIDLVKSEEKPKPEPKASRLLALLSVLLIGGGYAGVFTFVWISFSFPLLLASVVVVIAGTYFLFTQLSVYIIRALKRNPRLFFRKTNLLFLSELTYRMKDNAIMFFMVSIISASSFTGIGTMLAIADPGLSSMSNPYAFSYMNNWYTPNSERHIRQIEETLIDHQVPYVKGSYAPIGENNNGKIIKLSDYNRLAKALGYEERTLKQIDESFMTPSNLAIRKEYREQVEKGASGGKVNLEVDNQHVPVQLSTPGTDIVIPFQYEIYLYVVTDELFNKMRPAYNEEVGMPEGFYSSRTIQFIVKDWMGTRSFAPELIKSIQDDHSEKGYYEVSALVVDWLNSKQTNGIILILSGLIGIVFFTFAASFTYFRLYADLERDEAQYRMIGKMGLSRPELRKIVTRQLLLMFFLPILVAVIHSSVAFVALQQLVDFSVFGYSLRIFLVFASMQILYFALVRWRYLRHMYSKLV; from the coding sequence ATGAATTTTCGCCAGTTCGCCATTAATAACGTTGTTCGCAATAAACGAATTTATCTGGCTCATTTTCTGAGCAGTACATTTTCCGTTATGATCTTTTTTACTTACGCATTGCTCCTGTTCCATCCTGATTTGAAAGCGGGCTTAAAGGGATCAAGTGGGACGGTTACGTTGCTTGCGAATCAGGGGTTTGTGATTGCAGAGATCATTATATTCATCTTTTCATTCCTGTTCCTGCTCTACTCCGTTGGTTCATTTCTGAAGACACGCAAGAAGGAATTTGGTATTTTCCTGATCATAGGCATGACACGTAAGCAGATGAACAGACTTCTGTTTATGGAGAACATGTGTATCGGATTAGCTTCCATCATTACCGGGATTGGACTCGGAATTATTTTCGGCAAATTGATTCTGCTGATCTGTGGCTCCATGCTGGCTGTTGAGAACAGTCTTCGATTCTATTTTCCGCTAAAAAGCATTGCCCTGACGGCAGGTGCATTTCTGCTGCTGTTTGTTGTGATCGCGATGTCCTCATCCTTGCTCATTCGCAAAGGAACTCTCATTGACCTTGTGAAATCAGAGGAAAAACCGAAACCGGAACCCAAAGCCTCACGTCTACTTGCCTTGTTATCCGTATTGTTGATTGGTGGGGGTTATGCAGGAGTATTCACTTTTGTATGGATAAGCTTCTCCTTTCCGTTATTACTCGCAAGTGTCGTGGTTGTTATTGCAGGTACGTACTTTCTGTTCACACAGCTCAGTGTATACATCATTCGGGCACTGAAAAGAAATCCAAGGTTGTTTTTCCGTAAAACCAATCTGCTCTTCCTATCTGAACTTACCTATCGAATGAAAGATAACGCCATCATGTTTTTCATGGTAAGTATCATCTCGGCTTCTTCATTTACGGGAATTGGCACCATGCTTGCTATTGCTGACCCGGGGTTGTCGTCCATGTCGAATCCGTACGCATTCAGTTATATGAATAACTGGTATACTCCAAACTCCGAGCGACATATTCGGCAGATTGAAGAAACGTTGATTGATCATCAAGTTCCCTACGTGAAGGGCAGTTATGCTCCTATAGGTGAAAATAATAATGGGAAGATTATCAAACTGAGTGATTATAACCGTCTTGCGAAGGCACTGGGGTATGAAGAACGTACGTTGAAACAGATCGATGAGTCATTTATGACACCAAGCAATTTGGCGATTCGCAAGGAGTACCGTGAACAGGTTGAAAAAGGAGCCTCGGGAGGAAAGGTCAATCTGGAGGTTGATAATCAGCACGTACCTGTCCAGCTATCGACACCTGGTACCGATATTGTGATTCCTTTTCAATATGAAATTTATCTCTACGTCGTAACCGACGAATTGTTTAATAAGATGAGACCAGCGTACAACGAGGAAGTTGGCATGCCTGAAGGTTTCTATTCGAGTCGAACGATACAATTTATCGTGAAAGATTGGATGGGTACACGCAGCTTTGCTCCTGAATTGATCAAATCCATTCAAGATGATCATTCCGAAAAAGGTTATTACGAGGTCAGCGCGCTTGTGGTGGATTGGCTTAATTCCAAGCAGACCAATGGCATCATTCTAATTTTGAGCGGCCTGATCGGCATTGTTTTCTTCACCTTTGCAGCAAGTTTCACGTATTTCAGACTTTACGCAGATCTAGAACGGGATGAAGCGCAGTATCGCATGATTGGCAAAATGGGACTGAGTCGTCCCGAACTCCGTAAGATCGTAACAAGGCAGCTATTGCTTATGTTCTTCCTGCCGATTCTGGTGGCGGTCATCCACAGTTCGGTTGCCTTTGTGGCGTTGCAGCAACTGGTTGATTTCTCGGTCTTTGGATATAGCCTGCGCATCTTCTTGGTGTTTGCTTCCATGCAGATTTTGTATTTTGCACTCGTGCGCTGGCGGTATCTGCGTCACATGTATTCCAAATTAGTCTAA
- the nagZ gene encoding beta-N-acetylhexosaminidase, translated as MHNYRYNSNNKWRKQLQMLCLLLGVVLLLSACGQAQKPSSATDSNTGSNAGSNSGQSSSSPEQNTAPPQEEVPEEPQEEVDPVQEQLSSLTLEEKIGQMILAGVQGTTLDDQAKQMITDQKVGGIIFYANNVSTLEGTAKFVQSIKEANQSNPVPIFMSVDQEGGKVSRMPETVESIPSSRKVGETKDSALAETMGELLARQVQLAGFNVDFAPVLDVNSNPKNPVIGDRSFGSSAELVSRMGIAEMKGLRSEGIIPVVKHFPGHGDTSVDSHLDLPVVNKTEKQLAELEWIPFQAAVKEQVEAVMVAHILFPKLDPDHPASLSDVIIGEHLRGKFNYDGVVITDDLSMGAIAKNYKLNEAALATVKAGSDILLVAHSYESAKTIFDTLISAVKSGKITESRIDESVYRILALKQQYKLSDDQKASGDLKQLNADIVDWRKQIDAR; from the coding sequence TTGCACAACTATAGGTACAACTCGAACAATAAATGGAGAAAACAACTGCAGATGCTGTGTCTTCTGCTGGGAGTAGTCCTGCTTTTATCGGCATGTGGCCAAGCACAGAAACCTTCCTCCGCAACGGACTCGAATACCGGATCGAACGCTGGCTCCAACTCAGGGCAATCTTCCTCATCGCCGGAGCAGAATACCGCTCCACCGCAGGAAGAAGTACCAGAGGAACCGCAAGAAGAAGTCGATCCGGTGCAGGAGCAGCTCAGTTCATTAACGTTAGAAGAGAAGATTGGACAGATGATACTGGCCGGTGTTCAAGGGACAACGTTGGATGATCAAGCCAAACAGATGATTACGGATCAAAAGGTAGGGGGCATTATTTTCTATGCCAACAATGTATCAACACTCGAGGGAACAGCCAAGTTTGTACAATCCATCAAGGAAGCGAATCAGTCCAACCCGGTACCGATCTTCATGAGTGTGGATCAGGAGGGCGGCAAAGTGAGCCGTATGCCGGAGACGGTGGAATCCATTCCTTCCAGTAGAAAAGTAGGGGAGACGAAAGATAGCGCGCTTGCTGAAACGATGGGTGAATTACTGGCCAGACAAGTTCAGCTTGCGGGTTTTAATGTGGACTTTGCCCCTGTGCTGGATGTGAATAGTAATCCGAAGAACCCGGTGATTGGAGATCGTTCATTCGGCAGCTCGGCAGAACTGGTGTCACGTATGGGGATTGCAGAGATGAAGGGACTACGTAGTGAAGGGATTATTCCGGTAGTGAAACATTTTCCGGGTCATGGTGATACGTCCGTGGACTCCCATCTTGATCTGCCTGTTGTGAATAAAACGGAAAAACAACTGGCCGAGCTTGAATGGATTCCGTTCCAGGCCGCAGTGAAGGAGCAGGTAGAGGCGGTCATGGTTGCACACATTTTGTTCCCGAAGCTGGACCCGGATCATCCGGCTTCCTTATCAGATGTCATTATTGGTGAACATCTGCGTGGAAAGTTCAATTATGACGGTGTGGTCATCACAGATGACCTGAGTATGGGTGCAATCGCGAAGAACTACAAGCTGAATGAAGCTGCCTTGGCAACTGTTAAAGCAGGAAGTGACATTCTGTTGGTAGCTCACAGTTATGAGAGTGCCAAGACGATTTTTGATACGCTAATAAGTGCAGTGAAGTCAGGCAAGATCACCGAGTCCCGAATTGATGAAAGTGTATATCGTATCCTGGCATTGAAGCAACAATACAAGTTATCGGATGATCAGAAAGCTTCCGGAGATCTGAAGCAATTGAATGCAGATATTGTGGATTGGCGTAAGCAAATCGATGCTAGATAA
- a CDS encoding HAMP domain-containing sensor histidine kinase — translation MRLFIREHLALTCWVVAILFTVVAVFWYDGYNDWVTAAYAVALGLFFYIGYLVYRYYSHRSFYTRMSRSMDSLKEFVPLNETSPLSLALEKLLDSQYGQYHAHLHRLEQRQQEYLTFMNQWVHQMKTPLSVIELTVEGQEDDDPRFISIREEADQMRRGLETVLYVARLDTFEQDFSVEPVILKTAGEEAIHELKRFFIRNHVYPEMHIDSALVVQSDAKWIRFVLVQLLSNAIKYSAGSGQKIYVRAYEAERSIILEVQDQGIGIPKSDLNRVFQPFFTGENGRHFKESTGMGLYIAKEVLTRMNHRIDLESVYGEGTTVRITFNS, via the coding sequence ATGAGATTGTTTATACGAGAACATCTTGCTTTAACGTGCTGGGTTGTTGCCATCTTGTTCACCGTTGTTGCAGTGTTCTGGTATGACGGTTACAACGATTGGGTCACGGCTGCTTATGCCGTAGCGTTGGGATTATTTTTTTACATCGGATATTTGGTGTATCGTTATTATTCACATCGCTCCTTTTATACCCGGATGTCACGATCGATGGATTCGCTGAAGGAATTTGTACCATTGAACGAAACAAGTCCTTTATCACTGGCGCTGGAAAAGCTGCTGGATTCACAATACGGACAGTACCATGCTCATCTTCATCGGCTGGAACAACGGCAGCAAGAATATCTGACATTCATGAACCAGTGGGTCCATCAGATGAAGACACCGTTATCCGTCATTGAGTTGACCGTGGAAGGCCAGGAAGATGACGATCCTCGGTTCATAAGCATTCGGGAGGAAGCGGACCAGATGAGGCGAGGTTTGGAGACTGTGCTGTATGTGGCCCGGTTGGATACCTTCGAGCAGGATTTCAGTGTGGAACCTGTGATACTGAAGACCGCTGGGGAAGAAGCGATCCATGAACTCAAGCGATTCTTTATTCGCAATCACGTCTATCCAGAGATGCATATCGATTCTGCGCTGGTTGTGCAATCCGATGCCAAGTGGATTCGTTTTGTATTGGTACAGTTACTGTCGAACGCAATCAAATACTCCGCGGGCAGCGGGCAAAAGATCTATGTGCGTGCGTATGAAGCGGAACGCTCCATCATACTGGAAGTACAGGATCAAGGCATCGGGATTCCGAAGTCTGATCTTAACCGGGTATTCCAACCTTTCTTCACCGGGGAGAACGGGCGACATTTCAAAGAGTCCACAGGCATGGGGCTGTATATTGCCAAAGAAGTGTTAACACGGATGAATCATCGGATTGATCTTGAATCTGTGTATGGCGAAGGAACGACTGTCCGAATTACATTCAACTCTTGA
- a CDS encoding 4-hydroxyphenylacetate 3-hydroxylase family protein, with protein MSITMSRGQAYIQRLNDERNVWLDGERIQVTGHQAFQGTLQTIEGLFNLVDDPKTRETLAYWDEQTGSYVHRSFLVPRSLPDVNSRADAFRLWADRTYGVMSRLSDYARSRLTGWYATRHEMTSHDPAFADKISDYFAQAKRNDAFLTIVQRDPQINRSLPVGEDEDAMLRIVKRNTEGVVIRGAKMVATAAPYADDIIAYPVQRIPGHLTELAHMVIVAADSPGLHMMCRESFATKDSDKSHPLSAQYDEMDAVLFFDDVFVPWERVLLHNNPEAVWQIRCNTASTSLAYHQSVIRLHSKLEFITAVTSSIGKEIGVDSFLNVQEQLGELISQMQTIEGLIIAAEAQSKPDTFGNWLPEFKYIETARNLGNHYYPRAVEILKTIAAGGLIQIPSGTFEMNEMMGSMIGKYLGGVTMQAPEKIRLFQLAWELTGSPLGARHDLYERFYAGDPVRNRANQYVQYDKERLFGKVEPWLRSLKD; from the coding sequence ATGAGTATCACGATGTCTCGTGGACAAGCTTACATTCAACGTTTGAATGATGAGCGGAATGTATGGCTGGACGGAGAGCGTATCCAGGTAACTGGGCATCAGGCCTTTCAGGGAACACTTCAAACCATAGAAGGATTGTTCAATCTGGTGGATGACCCGAAGACAAGGGAAACCCTGGCCTATTGGGACGAACAGACGGGAAGTTACGTGCATCGCTCTTTTCTAGTGCCTCGTTCACTTCCTGACGTAAACAGCAGGGCGGATGCTTTTCGGCTGTGGGCCGATCGGACGTATGGGGTGATGAGCCGATTGTCTGATTATGCCCGATCCAGGCTGACCGGTTGGTATGCAACACGACATGAAATGACATCACATGACCCGGCATTTGCAGACAAAATATCGGATTATTTTGCACAAGCCAAACGAAACGATGCCTTCCTGACAATTGTACAGCGTGACCCGCAGATTAATCGCTCCTTGCCTGTTGGTGAAGATGAGGATGCCATGCTGCGAATTGTCAAAAGGAATACGGAGGGCGTTGTGATACGCGGGGCCAAAATGGTGGCAACAGCAGCTCCTTATGCGGATGATATCATTGCTTATCCCGTTCAACGAATTCCAGGCCACCTGACAGAGCTGGCCCATATGGTAATCGTAGCTGCGGACAGTCCGGGTTTGCACATGATGTGTCGTGAATCTTTTGCCACAAAAGATTCAGATAAATCACATCCACTCAGTGCGCAGTATGATGAGATGGATGCCGTATTATTTTTTGACGATGTATTTGTGCCCTGGGAACGTGTATTACTGCACAATAACCCTGAAGCCGTATGGCAGATTCGCTGCAATACAGCTTCGACCAGTCTGGCCTACCATCAGAGTGTCATTCGATTACACTCGAAACTGGAGTTCATTACAGCCGTGACCTCATCCATTGGCAAGGAGATCGGGGTGGACTCTTTCCTGAATGTGCAGGAACAACTTGGAGAGCTGATCAGTCAGATGCAGACTATCGAGGGACTGATTATTGCTGCTGAAGCACAGTCCAAGCCGGACACATTTGGCAACTGGCTGCCGGAATTCAAATATATTGAAACCGCACGTAATCTGGGCAATCACTATTATCCACGCGCGGTGGAGATTTTGAAGACCATTGCTGCGGGTGGTCTGATTCAGATTCCTTCAGGTACGTTTGAGATGAATGAAATGATGGGTTCCATGATTGGCAAATATCTTGGTGGAGTAACGATGCAAGCCCCGGAGAAGATTCGTCTCTTTCAACTCGCATGGGAACTAACAGGAAGTCCACTCGGAGCAAGGCATGATCTGTATGAACGTTTCTACGCGGGTGATCCCGTGCGCAATCGGGCAAACCAATATGTGCAGTATGACAAGGAACGTTTATTCGGAAAAGTGGAGCCTTGGCTACGCTCGCTTAAGGACTGA
- a CDS encoding NADH:flavin oxidoreductase, translating into MNVPSALFKPFTSDKLTLSNRIVMAPMTRGFSPEGVPGPEVAEYYRRRAAGGVGLIITEGTGINHPSSVSGASIPLFHGEDSLQGWANVVKAVHEAGGKIMPQLWHVGTARRSGDLPNAEAEPVSPSGVSMAGEPSREPLTEEEIQGLVQAFAQAAADAQRIGFDGIELHGAHGYLIDQFFWEQTNRRTDNYGGDLVRRTQFAVEVIKACRAVVGPDFPIVLRFSQWKMGNYEARLVETPEQLEQFLAPLSAAGVDIFHCSTRRFWLPEFEGSELNLAGWTQKITGKPAISVGSVGLEAEFVDRATENQGTGDAHLDLLNEKLENNEFDLIALGRVLLSDPEWPAKVREGRISEIIPFTTEVLQTLH; encoded by the coding sequence ATGAACGTACCTTCAGCATTATTCAAACCTTTCACCTCGGACAAGCTAACATTGTCTAATCGAATCGTTATGGCACCCATGACTCGCGGATTCTCACCAGAGGGCGTACCTGGACCAGAAGTTGCTGAATACTATCGTCGCAGAGCAGCAGGTGGAGTGGGGCTCATCATAACAGAAGGTACAGGCATTAATCATCCATCTTCGGTTAGTGGAGCCAGTATTCCATTATTCCATGGTGAAGATTCGTTGCAAGGATGGGCTAATGTTGTGAAAGCAGTACATGAAGCGGGTGGCAAAATCATGCCACAATTGTGGCATGTGGGTACAGCACGTCGTTCCGGTGACTTGCCTAACGCAGAAGCTGAGCCTGTAAGTCCGTCAGGGGTTAGCATGGCAGGTGAACCATCACGTGAACCATTAACGGAAGAGGAGATTCAAGGTCTTGTACAGGCATTTGCCCAAGCGGCAGCGGATGCACAGCGAATCGGGTTTGACGGCATTGAACTGCACGGAGCCCATGGATACCTGATTGACCAATTCTTCTGGGAGCAGACGAATCGACGAACCGACAATTATGGTGGTGATTTGGTACGTCGAACCCAATTTGCGGTTGAAGTGATTAAAGCTTGTCGTGCGGTGGTTGGTCCTGATTTCCCAATTGTGCTCCGGTTCTCCCAATGGAAGATGGGGAATTATGAGGCACGTCTGGTGGAGACGCCAGAACAATTGGAGCAATTCCTGGCCCCACTCAGTGCTGCTGGCGTAGATATATTCCATTGCTCTACACGCCGGTTCTGGTTGCCTGAATTCGAAGGATCTGAGCTGAACCTTGCGGGTTGGACGCAGAAAATCACTGGCAAACCAGCCATTTCGGTTGGATCGGTAGGACTTGAAGCTGAATTTGTAGACAGAGCAACCGAGAACCAGGGAACAGGGGATGCCCACTTGGATCTATTAAATGAGAAGCTGGAGAACAATGAATTTGACCTGATCGCCTTGGGTCGTGTTCTGCTTAGTGATCCCGAATGGCCTGCCAAAGTTCGTGAAGGTCGCATATCCGAAATCATTCCATTTACAACGGAAGTGTTGCAAACACTCCATTAA